A region from the Sphaerodactylus townsendi isolate TG3544 linkage group LG01, MPM_Stown_v2.3, whole genome shotgun sequence genome encodes:
- the ESD gene encoding S-formylglutathione hydrolase — protein MSLKEVSSNKCFGGFQKVFEHDSVELKCKMKFGVYLPPKAETKKCPVLYWLSGLTCTEQNFITKAAFHQAAAEHDLVVVAPDTSPRGCNIKGEDESWDFGTGAGFYVDATEEPWKTNYRMYSYIKDELPKLINANFPVDSERMSISGHSMGGHGALILALKNPGKYKSVSAFAPICNPVQCPWGKKAFGGYLGSNVTAWEAYDATHVVKSYQGSPLDILIDQGKDDQFLSAGQLLPDNFIAACTERKIPVVFRMQEGYDHSYYFIMTFINDHVRHHAKYLNA, from the exons ATGTCTTTGAAAGAAGTTTCTAGCAATAAGTGCTTTGGGGGGTTTCAGAAGGTGTTTGAACATGACAG TGTGGAGCTGAAATGCAAAATGAAGTTTGGGGTTTATCTGCCCCCAAAGGCAGAAACCAAGAAATGCCCCGTGTTGTACTGGCTCTcag GATTAACATGCACAGAACAAAATTTCATCACGAAAGCAGCCTtccatcaagctgcagctgaaCATGACCTGGTTGTGGTTGCTCCAGATACCAGCCCGC GTGGATGCAATATTAAAGGAGAAGACGAGAGCTGGGATTTTGGCACGGGTGCTGGCTTTTATGTGGATGCCACTGAAGAACCGTGGAAAACCAATTATCGGATGTATTCTTACATAAAGGATGAG TTGCCTAAACTGATAAATGCCAATTTTCCAGTTGACTCTGAGAGGATGTCTATTTCAGGACATTCAATGGGAGGTCATGGAGCTCTCATCCTTGCTTTGAAGAACCCTGGGAAATATAAA TCTGTTTCAGCGTTTGCTCCCATCTGCAACCCTGTCCAGTGCccatgggggaaaaaagcattcGGTGGATATCTTGGATCAAATGTCACTGCATGGGAG GCATATGATGCCACACACGTTGTGAAGTCCTACCAAGGATCCCCTCTGGATATTCTGATTGATCAAGGCAAAGATGACCAGTTCCTTTCGGCCGGGCAGTTGCTGCCTGATAATTtcattgctgcctgcacagagcgTAAAATCCCAGTGGTCTTCAGAATGCAGGAG GGCTACGATCACAGTTACTACTTCATAATGACGTTCATTAACGACCACGTCAGACACCATGCAAAGTACCTCAATGCTTGA